In the SAR324 cluster bacterium genome, one interval contains:
- a CDS encoding histidinol-phosphatase, with translation MLQRNYHTHTYRCQHATGDVIDYAKAAIEAGLTTLGMSDHAALPDNRWNNVRMSMPELDDYEEAIKLARKECPDLTILKGMECEYVEEFHSYLEDELLGDRGFDYLIGAGHYTPFEGGWLNSFEELNKAAHLRAYASFLGKIMSTGLFAFIAHPDIFGCSNDKWNDDLTECSHDILQAAVETGIPLEINGLGLRKIPKQTSEGPRPQYPWIPFWEIAQEYPIKVICNSDAHHPRDVAGKLDETEQLAKRFNLNLIEELPI, from the coding sequence ATGCTCCAAAGAAACTACCACACCCATACTTATCGATGTCAACACGCTACTGGTGATGTTATTGACTACGCTAAAGCAGCAATTGAAGCCGGTCTGACTACTTTGGGGATGTCTGACCATGCCGCGCTACCCGATAATCGCTGGAACAACGTAAGAATGTCGATGCCTGAATTAGATGACTACGAAGAAGCCATTAAACTTGCTCGAAAGGAGTGTCCCGATTTGACAATTTTAAAAGGGATGGAATGCGAGTATGTCGAGGAATTTCATAGCTACTTAGAAGATGAACTCTTAGGTGACCGTGGGTTTGATTATCTGATTGGAGCCGGGCATTACACCCCATTCGAGGGAGGATGGCTCAATTCATTCGAAGAATTGAACAAAGCAGCACATCTAAGAGCCTATGCATCTTTTTTAGGAAAAATCATGTCCACGGGGCTCTTTGCATTCATCGCCCACCCGGATATCTTTGGCTGCAGTAATGATAAATGGAACGATGATCTTACAGAATGTTCACATGACATTCTGCAGGCTGCAGTGGAAACAGGTATACCGCTTGAGATTAATGGACTTGGTCTAAGAAAAATACCTAAGCAGACATCTGAAGGCCCAAGACCCCAATATCCCTGGATACCTTTTTGGGAGATAGCCCAAGAGTATCCAATCAAGGTTATTTGTAATTCAGATGCTCATCATCCGAGAGATGTAGCGGGTAAATTAGATGAGACAGAACAATTGGCGAAAAGATTTAATCTTAATTTAATAGAGGAACTGCCTATTTAG
- the glyS gene encoding glycine--tRNA ligase subunit beta has protein sequence CLWNSEVISVELEMVRSGNRSCGHRFLSKDFFTIDQAEEYENNLRDQWVIASPSKRRERIEEQIQELERKYKWCVEIDPALLMEVTNLVEWPTALVGSFEEAFLELPNEVLVTSMAVHQRYFPVYEKDGTNLLPYFITIRNGNEHGLDTVRQGNERVIRARLSDARFFYQEDQKVALVDFEKKAANAIFFPERGSQQDRTERIQLISEKFSKGLMLDQKDREEAKRVAKLCKFDLQTQMVYEFPELQGIMGERYATILGESKRVCRGVREHYLPGNAEDQLPQDPITWPVALADRIDSLSIAFSLGKIPKGAADPFALRRAAQGILQLILGLKLSLSLNFLIDQSLGVLKDQQSLQLDWSTIQKQLLEFLQQRQRYLLQDQYGFQTDLILALEKGSLVPTSQLELGEQLMREFKNEALKKALDALQRPLNIWAKNSDVNLNAVNSENFRDDAEKELWDAAQHLTNDAQGSSNFVNLAISLESKIERFFENVMVMDDDLSVRSNRLNICKQINDWSLQYLDLRELHIQK, from the coding sequence TGCCTTTGGAATAGTGAAGTTATTTCTGTTGAACTCGAAATGGTGAGAAGCGGCAATCGTAGCTGTGGACATCGATTTCTTAGCAAAGACTTTTTTACCATTGATCAAGCAGAAGAATATGAGAATAATCTCAGAGATCAATGGGTGATCGCTTCGCCTTCTAAGCGTCGTGAAAGAATAGAAGAACAAATCCAGGAACTCGAGAGAAAATACAAATGGTGTGTTGAGATTGATCCAGCACTGCTGATGGAAGTGACAAATTTAGTGGAATGGCCCACGGCCTTGGTTGGTAGTTTTGAGGAAGCCTTTTTAGAACTGCCCAACGAGGTTCTTGTGACCTCAATGGCAGTTCACCAGCGTTATTTCCCAGTATATGAAAAAGATGGTACCAACCTTCTGCCGTACTTTATTACTATACGAAACGGAAACGAACACGGTTTGGATACAGTGCGGCAGGGAAATGAGAGGGTAATCAGGGCCAGGTTGAGTGATGCCCGCTTCTTCTATCAGGAAGACCAAAAAGTGGCTTTGGTTGATTTTGAAAAAAAAGCAGCTAACGCGATCTTCTTCCCAGAGAGAGGCAGTCAACAAGATCGTACAGAGAGAATTCAGTTGATATCTGAAAAATTCTCCAAAGGTCTGATGCTGGACCAAAAAGATCGGGAAGAAGCAAAAAGAGTCGCCAAACTCTGTAAGTTCGATTTGCAAACGCAAATGGTTTATGAATTCCCTGAATTGCAGGGAATCATGGGAGAGAGGTACGCGACAATTTTGGGGGAGTCCAAGAGAGTTTGCAGAGGGGTAAGAGAGCACTACTTGCCAGGAAATGCTGAGGATCAACTTCCTCAAGACCCAATCACCTGGCCAGTTGCATTGGCCGATCGTATTGATTCGTTATCGATTGCTTTTTCACTGGGGAAAATTCCCAAGGGTGCAGCTGATCCCTTTGCATTGCGTAGAGCCGCACAAGGAATTCTCCAACTGATCTTGGGACTTAAACTTTCCTTGAGTCTGAATTTTCTGATCGATCAATCATTAGGAGTACTTAAAGATCAACAGTCTCTCCAACTTGACTGGTCAACTATTCAAAAACAATTGCTAGAATTTCTTCAACAAAGACAAAGATATCTGCTTCAGGATCAATATGGGTTTCAAACGGATCTTATTCTTGCCTTAGAGAAGGGTAGTTTAGTTCCAACCTCACAATTGGAACTTGGGGAGCAATTGATGAGAGAATTTAAAAACGAAGCCCTCAAGAAAGCCCTTGACGCACTCCAAAGACCACTCAATATTTGGGCAAAAAATTCAGACGTTAATTTGAATGCAGTAAATTCAGAAAATTTCAGAGATGATGCTGAAAAAGAACTTTGGGATGCTGCTCAGCATTTGACAAATGACGCTCAGGGAAGTTCAAACTTTGTCAATCTTGCGATATCTTTGGAATCAAAAATTGAGAGGTTTTTCGAAAATGTCATGGTGATGGATGATGATCTCTCAGTCCGATCAAACAGACTAAATATTTGTAAGCAGATTAACGATTGGTCACTACAATATCTTGATCTTCGAGAGTTGCACATTCAGAAATAA